The genome window TTTGATCGGACAGACAGATGTGTGCGGGCTCATCTCAAGCAGGCTCAGGTCGACTCCTGACGGTGGGAAGTAGTGATTTCCCTCGACGATGACTGTTTCGTCGCTTGTGGCGATAGTAGTGTCTTTCCAGATGGCTGAGACCAACGGACTCTCCTTTTGTATTCATCAACCGGCGAAGGCTCGCGGGCTGGCTGCCCCAAGCCGCACCTCCTCAGGTGGCAGGCGGGTTGCGCCCGAGAAGTTTGTCGAGCTCGCCTCTGACATCGAGCGCGAATAGCTCATCGGAGCCACCGATAAGGGTGCCATTGATGAAGATCTGCGGCACGGAGCTTCGCCCCGACGCTTCCGCCATGGCCTGCCGGTGAGCCGGATCCGCCTCAATATCGAGCTCCTTCCATCGCACGCCCTTTTCCTTGAGGAGCGCCTTCGCTCGGCGGCAGAACGGGCACCAATTCGTGGTGTACAGCAATACATCAGTTGTCATATTGCATCTCCGGCAGTTGCACGCGGATCGCTGTCATGGCGTTGATCTCCAATTCGCGGCGTTCAAAGATGGCGACTGCACCTTGGCCGACATCGGAGCAGATGCTGACGATTGGCCGCTATCCAGGCGACATGGCCCAAAGTGCTTTCACCG of Pseudomonas sp. ML2-2023-3 contains these proteins:
- a CDS encoding DUF427 domain-containing protein gives rise to the protein MVSAIWKDTTIATSDETVIVEGNHYFPPSGVDLSLLEMSPHTSVCPIKGAARFFHVRAGDALNVNAAWTYPAPTPDAEGIRDYIAFWKGVDVA
- the grxC gene encoding glutaredoxin 3, which encodes MTTDVLLYTTNWCPFCRRAKALLKEKGVRWKELDIEADPAHRQAMAEASGRSSVPQIFINGTLIGGSDELFALDVRGELDKLLGRNPPAT